In a single window of the Bombus affinis isolate iyBomAffi1 unplaced genomic scaffold, iyBomAffi1.2 ctg00000059.1, whole genome shotgun sequence genome:
- the LOC126926808 gene encoding uncharacterized protein LOC126926808 isoform X2 has product MARDLYGQLLTTEHRTHAASERANDLWCHQCDTMEDGERCANLTGNFTTFGHKCTGDKRTCMVKRFSYTTSTEDSTSSPQTWSVERKCTNKCDSGCIVVGERTKLSACTTCCEKSFCNIGTGAANDLTIRGIDLFLALVLQITLTIIMYPS; this is encoded by the exons atggcgagggatctgtatg gccaactgttaactacggaacatcgaactcacgcagcgtcggaacgagcaaacgatttatggtgtcatcagtgtgatacaatggaagatggagagagatgcgccaatctgaccggaaacttcaccactttcgggcacaagtgcactggtgataaaaggacctgtatg gtaaagcgattttcttacactaccagcaccgaagattcaacgtctagtccacaaacttggtcggtggagagaaagtgtactaacaaatgcgactccggatgtatagtggtcggtgaacgaacaaaactctccgcttgcaccacttgctgcgagaaatcgttttgcaatatcggtaccggtgctgcgaacgatctgacgataagagggatcgatctgtttctagctttagtattacaaattacattaacaattatcatgtatccgtcctga
- the LOC126926808 gene encoding uncharacterized protein LOC126926808 isoform X1 — translation MYPVTYFLIVVSISMVVSINGQLLTTEHRTHAASERANDLWCHQCDTMEDGERCANLTGNFTTFGHKCTGDKRTCMVKRFSYTTSTEDSTSSPQTWSVERKCTNKCDSGCIVVGERTKLSACTTCCEKSFCNIGTGAANDLTIRGIDLFLALVLQITLTIIMYPS, via the exons atgtaccctgtcacgtacttcctgatcgtcgtgtctatctccatggtcgtaagcatcaatg gccaactgttaactacggaacatcgaactcacgcagcgtcggaacgagcaaacgatttatggtgtcatcagtgtgatacaatggaagatggagagagatgcgccaatctgaccggaaacttcaccactttcgggcacaagtgcactggtgataaaaggacctgtatg gtaaagcgattttcttacactaccagcaccgaagattcaacgtctagtccacaaacttggtcggtggagagaaagtgtactaacaaatgcgactccggatgtatagtggtcggtgaacgaacaaaactctccgcttgcaccacttgctgcgagaaatcgttttgcaatatcggtaccggtgctgcgaacgatctgacgataagagggatcgatctgtttctagctttagtattacaaattacattaacaattatcatgtatccgtcctga